In Halogeometricum sp. S1BR25-6, a single genomic region encodes these proteins:
- the trpB gene encoding tryptophan synthase subunit beta, whose amino-acid sequence MSETTFDGKFGDYGGQYVPEALMPAIEELNDAYQRYVLENEDGFMDEFRRRLRDFGGRPTPTQHAERLSERYGCEVYLKREDLLHGGAHKLNNALGQVLLAKYMGKERIVAETGAGQHGTATAMAAAHLDMPCEVYMGERDINRQRPNVFRMRLNGSEVNPVTVGRGTLKEAISETMRDWATNVENTHYVIGSVVGPHPFPAMVRDFQSVISEEARAQMREKTDGLPDAVLACAGGGSNTMGAFAEFVDDEGVGLYAVEAGGSSLDVDEEAGVAPNSASLSTGSEGVLHGARTKLLQDGDGQIMESHSVSSGLDYAGVGPELAHLVDEGRVTAVNVDDDAALTAFHRLSQLEGVIPALETAHAFAYLEEHADELGETVLVNVSGRGDKDLESVIEETSKRDIDIAPDMDAFAGGF is encoded by the coding sequence ATGAGCGAAACCACCTTCGACGGCAAGTTCGGCGACTACGGCGGACAGTACGTTCCCGAGGCCCTCATGCCGGCCATCGAGGAACTGAACGACGCGTACCAGCGGTACGTGTTGGAGAACGAGGACGGCTTCATGGACGAGTTCCGGCGCCGCCTCCGCGACTTCGGCGGGCGGCCGACGCCCACTCAGCACGCGGAGCGACTCTCCGAGCGATACGGCTGCGAGGTGTACCTCAAGCGCGAGGACCTCCTCCACGGCGGCGCGCACAAACTCAACAACGCCCTCGGACAGGTCCTCCTGGCGAAGTACATGGGCAAAGAGCGCATCGTCGCCGAGACGGGCGCGGGTCAGCACGGCACCGCGACGGCGATGGCCGCCGCGCACCTCGACATGCCCTGCGAGGTGTACATGGGCGAACGCGACATCAACCGCCAGCGACCCAACGTCTTCCGGATGCGCCTGAACGGGTCGGAGGTGAACCCCGTCACCGTCGGCCGCGGCACCCTCAAAGAAGCCATCTCCGAGACGATGCGCGACTGGGCGACGAACGTCGAGAATACCCACTACGTCATCGGGTCGGTCGTCGGCCCGCACCCGTTCCCGGCGATGGTCCGCGACTTCCAGTCGGTCATCTCCGAGGAGGCGCGCGCGCAGATGCGCGAGAAGACGGACGGTCTGCCCGACGCGGTGCTGGCCTGCGCCGGCGGCGGGTCGAACACGATGGGCGCGTTCGCCGAGTTCGTGGACGACGAGGGCGTGGGTCTCTACGCCGTCGAGGCCGGCGGATCGTCGCTCGACGTGGACGAGGAGGCGGGCGTCGCGCCCAACTCCGCGTCGCTGTCGACGGGGTCGGAGGGCGTCCTCCACGGGGCGCGCACGAAACTGCTTCAGGACGGGGACGGCCAGATAATGGAGAGCCACAGCGTCTCCTCCGGATTGGACTACGCGGGCGTCGGCCCGGAACTCGCCCATCTCGTCGACGAGGGGCGCGTGACGGCCGTCAACGTCGACGACGACGCCGCCCTCACCGCCTTCCACCGCCTCTCGCAGTTGGAGGGGGTCATCCCGGCGCTGGAGACGGCGCACGCGTTCGCCTACTTGGAGGAACACGCCGACGAACTCGGCGAGACGGTGCTCGTGAACGTCTCCGGTCGCGGCGACAAGGACCTGGAGTCGGTCATCGAGGAGACGTCGAAGCGCGACATCGACATCGCGCCCGACATGGACGCGTTCGCGGGGGGGTTCTGA
- the trpA gene encoding tryptophan synthase subunit alpha, producing MGNPALDAAFEGGAAFVPYLAAGDPDFDSSVEYVEALERGGADVIELGLPFSEPIAEGPTIQNAVVRSLEGGMTPDRFFEFVEALDVDVPLVCMTYYNLIYRYGAEEGPRPFVEKAAEVGLSGFVVPDLPAEEADPLREACDEFGLDLVFIVAPTTTGDRLDRIMDRVSGYVYVQARLGVTGAQDDVSGQTASSLDRLSEYDVPKAVGFGIKTGDHAERIVAGGADGIIVGSALVDIVAEGHENGDDVGAVASRLEEKARELKQGAERGFAQRAPEAERT from the coding sequence ATGGGCAACCCCGCACTTGACGCCGCCTTCGAGGGCGGCGCGGCGTTCGTCCCCTACCTCGCGGCGGGCGACCCCGACTTCGACTCTTCGGTCGAGTACGTCGAAGCGCTCGAACGCGGCGGCGCCGACGTCATCGAACTCGGCCTCCCCTTCTCGGAACCCATCGCCGAGGGGCCGACCATCCAGAATGCCGTCGTGCGGTCGCTCGAAGGCGGGATGACGCCCGACCGTTTCTTCGAGTTCGTCGAGGCCCTCGACGTCGACGTTCCCCTCGTCTGCATGACCTACTACAACCTCATCTACAGATACGGTGCGGAGGAGGGACCGCGGCCGTTCGTCGAGAAGGCCGCGGAGGTGGGTCTGTCGGGGTTCGTCGTCCCCGACCTCCCTGCAGAGGAGGCCGACCCCCTGCGCGAGGCGTGCGACGAGTTCGGCTTGGACCTCGTGTTCATCGTCGCGCCGACGACGACGGGCGACCGACTCGACCGTATCATGGACCGGGTGTCCGGCTACGTCTACGTGCAGGCGCGACTCGGCGTCACCGGCGCGCAGGACGACGTCTCCGGGCAGACCGCGTCGAGTCTCGACAGACTCTCAGAGTACGACGTGCCGAAGGCCGTCGGGTTCGGTATCAAGACCGGCGACCACGCCGAGCGAATCGTCGCGGGGGGCGCCGACGGCATCATCGTCGGGAGCGCCCTCGTCGACATCGTAGCGGAGGGGCACGAGAACGGCGACGACGTCGGAGCGGTGGCGTCCCGACTGGAGGAGAAAGCGCGGGAACTGAAACAGGGGGCGGAGCGCGGGTTCGCGCAACGTGCGCCCGAAGCGGAACGCACATAA